The Terriglobales bacterium region AATGCGCCGTCCAAGCAGAGCCATCACCCCGATTGCAAACGCAATGTCGGTGGCCATGGGAATTCCCCAGCCACGCACCGCCTCGCCGGACCGATTCAGCAAGGCATAAGTCCCGGCGGGGACGATCATGCCGCCAAAGGCTGCGACGAAAGGGAAGATCGCCTTGCGGAATGAGGCAAGCTCCCCCCGCACCATCTCGCGCTTCATCTCCAGGCCAACGAGGAAGAAAAACAGCGCCATCAGGCCATCGTTCACCCAATGCTTCAAGTCCTCGCTGATATTCAGGTAACGCGTATCAATACTGATCACGCGCTCCCAAAGATGGCGATAGCTGTCGCTCCATTGAGAATTTGCCCAAAGCAGCGCAATCACGGCAGCAGCAACCAGCAGAACTCCTCCGGCAATTTCGCTGCCGATAAAGCGCTCTATCGGGGACACTACAATGTTGTTTAGCAGTGAGCGGAGAGCCTGAATCGATCCTCGCTTGGGTGGCGGAGGGGTAGTCTTGGTAATGGTCATGGTGAAGTCAGCCGCGACCGAAATCTCATGTCAGAGTCGAGATCAGCATTCTACCGAAGAAAGAGAAATCCAGAGCTTCTGCAGGAACCGGAGTTCTCTATAATTTGTGTTCTCGATGGAGTCGCAATCCAGCCGCCGAAGAGTACTGATCGTCGATGATGAGCGCGTGATCGCTGACACGCTCTCTCTAATTCTTCAGCAGAATGGATTCGAAGCAAGCGCGGTTTATTGCGGCACAAGCGCCATCGAAGAGGCGAAAAGGTGGGGCCCGGATCTGATTATCAGCGATGTGATTATGCCCGACCTGAATGGAATTGAGGCTGCCATTCGTATTCGTGAGTTTCTGCCGTCGTGCCGCATCATTCTCTTTTCCGGGCAGGCAGAAACCGCGGACCTGTTGGAGACGGCGCGAGCCCAGGGACATGAGTTTGAGATCCTGGCAAAGCCGCTGCATCCTGACGATCTGCTGCGGTGCCTCAATGGCCATGGGAACTGAAGCACTCGGCGATTCTGGTGAGTGGCAGGTGCGCTGAAACAAGGAGCAGTCATGGACTGGGAAGCATTTGCGCTGACGGCGCGGCTGGCGCTGGTGGTTTCCACTGTGCTGTTGGGAATTGGGCTGCCGCTGGCCTACTGGATCACGTTTTCGAACTGGCGCTGGAAACCCATCGCTGAGGCGGTTTTCGGTCTGCCACTCGTGCTTCCCCCAACTGTACTTGGCTTTTATTTACTGACCGCGTTCGGCAATGCCACTGTCTTTGGGCGTTGGTGGCAGAACGTGACAGGACATCCTCTAGCTTTCACTTTTTCTGGGTTGGTCGTGGGATCGATCATCTACAGCCTGCCGTTCGCAGTGCAGCCTTTCGCGGCCTCGTTTGCTGCCGTGGATCGCGGGTTGATTGCCGCTTCCTCCATACTGGGAGCATCTCGCTGGAGGACCTTCTGGCGGGTGGTGCTGCCGCTGTCTACTCCCGGCGTGGTTACAGGCGTGGTTCTGAGCTTTGCCCATACTGTGGGGGAATTTGGGGTGGTGCTGATGATCGGCGGAAACATCCCAGGAGTTACGCGCACGGTGTCGATTGATGTCTATGACCGGGTACAAGCGGCCGACTACACCGGCGCGGGCCAGACTTCCCTGGTGCTGCTGATCTTCTCATTTGTGGTACTTTCGCTGGTGTATGCAGTGAATCGAAGAGTGTGGTCTCCCTACTCATTCGAATGAAACTGGAAACTGTGGAGAGTCCGTCCAAGAAAATCGCGTCTGAGTTGGCGGACCTCGATGTTGACATCGCCAAGAGCTTCGGCAAGCGCGGCCGTGAGTCCAGTTCGTATCCTCCCTTTGTGCTCCAGGTACAGTTCTCGTTGCCTCGCGGGATTACTGTGCTGCTTGGGCACTCAGGGGCGGGGAAGACGGCCATTCTCAACTGCATTTCTGGTCTGCTCAAACCCGATCGCGGCAGCATTGTGCTGCACGGTGACACTCTCTTCAACTCCGAGAGTG contains the following coding sequences:
- a CDS encoding response regulator, with the protein product MESQSSRRRVLIVDDERVIADTLSLILQQNGFEASAVYCGTSAIEEAKRWGPDLIISDVIMPDLNGIEAAIRIREFLPSCRIILFSGQAETADLLETARAQGHEFEILAKPLHPDDLLRCLNGHGN
- the modB gene encoding molybdate ABC transporter permease subunit yields the protein MDWEAFALTARLALVVSTVLLGIGLPLAYWITFSNWRWKPIAEAVFGLPLVLPPTVLGFYLLTAFGNATVFGRWWQNVTGHPLAFTFSGLVVGSIIYSLPFAVQPFAASFAAVDRGLIAASSILGASRWRTFWRVVLPLSTPGVVTGVVLSFAHTVGEFGVVLMIGGNIPGVTRTVSIDVYDRVQAADYTGAGQTSLVLLIFSFVVLSLVYAVNRRVWSPYSFE